DNA from Actinoplanes sp. SE50/110:
CCACCGGCCGGGAAGCCGAGCGGGCGGCCGTCCTTGAAGAACGTGTACTCCTGCTCGATGCCGAAGATCGGCTCCTGGTCGGCGTACTTCTCGGCGGACGCGACGCAGGCGGCGCGGGTGTTGGTCGGGTGCGGGGTGCCGTCGATCAGCTCGACCTCGCACAGCACGATGATGTTGTCGCCGCCGCGGATCGGGTCCGGACAGGTGAAGACCGGGCGGAGCACACAGTCCGACTTGTCACCGGGCGCCTGGTTGGTGCTGGAACCGTCGAAACCCCAGATCGGGGGCTCCGCACCGTCGGCCAGGATCCTGGTCTTGGACCGCAGCTTGGCGGTGGGCTGGGTTCCGTCGACCCACAGGTACTCGGCCTTGACAGCCATGGCATTCTCCTCAGACGAAAACGGCGCCGGATGGCAGTGCCGGACGACCCTGGCGCGGCGCGAGGAAAATACCGGTCGTAGATCAAATCCATGTTTCCGATCCCGGACAGCGGACGAGTGATCCCGGTAACCCGCCCGTCACCGATCTCTGCCGCGGCGCGACGGAGAAGTGCCGAAGGTGCTGTCCACATCGAAATCTTGAGTTAATAATGTGACGGGCCCCACAGTCTTGCCCGGACGGGGCCCAGCGGCGACGATCGGGACAGGAGCGCGGAAGGAGGCGGCGCCGTGCACACCCGCAGGATCGTCGTCGGCTACGACGGCTCGGTCGAGGCCCGCAAAGCGGCCCGCTGGGCGCTGGACGAGGCCGAACGCGGCGGCGTGCCGGTCGAGCTGGTCTACGCGTACGAGTGGCCCAGCTACGTGCCGGCCGCGGCGATGATGCCGGCCGCCGCGGTCTACCCCGACCTCGACACCGACCTGGCCGTCGCGGACATGCTCGGGCGGGCGGTGGACGCCGCGACGAGCAGTCACCCCGGGGTCCCGGTGCGCGCCCGGGTCGAGCACGCCACCGCGGCGGTCGCCCTGATCCAGCGCGCGGCCGAGGCGTCCCTGGTGGTACTCGGCGGCCGGCGGCCGACCGGGGTGCGGGCCTGGCTGGGCTCGACCAGCGGGTCGGTCAGCGCGCACGCCCGCTGCCCGGTCGTGGTGGTCCGCGGCGAGCCGCGGGAGACCGACCCGGTGGTGGCCGGGGTCGACGACTCGGAGGCGGCCGGTCCGGTGCTCGGCTTCGCCTTCGAGCAGGCGGTGGTGCGCGGGGTGCCGGTCCGGGCGGTGCACGGCTGGTCCCCGCCGGACGGGCGCGACCTGCTGTGCGACACCAACCTGCGGGCCATCGCCGACGAGCGGGGCCGGCTGGAGGCGATGGTCGAGTGCTGGCGCCGGCGGTATCCACGGGTGCCGGTCAGCGCCGAAGTGGTGGTCGGGTCGCCGGGTGAGGTGCTGGCGCAGGCCGCGGCGGGCGCGCAGCTGGTGGTGGCCGGGGCGCGGGCGCGGCGGGCGCTGCGGGTGGCGCTGCGGCCCTCGGTGGGACGGCACCTGCTGCACCGGGCCCGCTGCAGCGTGGCTCTGGTGACCCGGAGCCGCGCGGTGATCCGCTTCTGACTCAGATCTTCCCGGTGTCCAGCTCGCGCAGGATGCGGGTGAGGATCTCCGGGGTCTCGGCGGGCGGCTCGGCCTCGATGAACAGGCGGCCGATCGCGGCCGCGTAGTGGTCGACCTCGTCCCGCCGGTCCAGATAGAGGGCGCTGGTCAGGTGCTCGATGTAGACCACGTCGGGCAGCTCCTCGTGCGGGAAGCGCAGAATGCTGAACGCGCCGCCGGCCGCCGCGTGCCCGCCCGACTCGAACGGCACCACCTGCAGCCGCACGTTCGGCGAGCGGCAGGTCTCGATCAGCGTGGCGATCTGCTCCCGCAGCACCGCCCGGCCGCCGATCGGGCGGCGCAGCACCGCCTCGTCGAGAACCGCCCACAGGCGCGGCCCGTCCGGCCGACGCAACACCTTCTGCCGTTGCATCCGGAGGCTGGCGCGGCGCTCGACCGTGCTGCTGTCGGCATGGCCGTGACCGAGACGGATCACCGCCCGGGCGTACGCGTCGGTCTGCAGCAGCCCCGGCACGAACTGCACCTCGTACGTCCGGATCAGCTCGGCCGCCTGCTCCAGGTCCAGATAGTTCTGGAACCAGGTGTCCAGCACGTCGGCGTAGGAATGCCACCAGCTCGGCGCGCTCGCCTCCCGGGCCAACGCGACCAGGCGCTCGTGCTCGCTCCGGTCGGTCACGCCGTACAGCTTGAGCAGGTCGACGATGTCACGTTCCTTGAACCCGACCCGGCCCAGCTCCATCCGGCTGATCTTGGACTCGGAGGCGCGGATGACATATCCGGCCTTCTCCCGGCTCAGCCCACCGGCCAGGCGCAACGCGCGCAGGTGCGCCCCGACCTGCAGCCGTCGCACGGTCGACCCGCCGATGTCGTGTTCCTCCGCCAAGGATCCAACCTCCCTGGACAGGAGCCTAGTTCCCCGGACCGCAGCCGCGGCAATCCGCTTTTCGTCCTCATGAGATCGCTGCCGTCGCGGCCCGGGCAGGGAGCGGGCGGCGCACCCGGGCAGGGAGCAGGCGGCGCGGCTTTGCCGCTGCCGGTGCGGTCCCGACGGGAGGCGGGCGGCGCGGCTTTACCGCTGCCGGTGCGGTCTCGACGGGAGGCGGGCGGCGCCGCTTTGCCGCTGCCGGTGGGGTCCCGACGGAGGCGGGCGATGCGGCTTTGTCGCTGCCGGTGCGGTCAGGACAGGGAGTGTGCGACGCGGCGCAGCAGATCGGTGTTGGTGGGGGTGGTGCCGAGCTGGGTGAGCAGCTGCTGCATGGTGTCGCGACGGTCGGCGCCGGTGAGGGCCCGGCGCAGCTGGCCGAGGACGGTCAGCTCGGCGGGGGACACCAGCAGCTCGTCGTGCCGGGTGCCGGAGCCGGCCACGTCGATGGCGGGGAAGACGCGGGATTCGGCGAGGGTGCGGTCCAGTTTCAGCTCAGCGTTGCCGGTGCCCTTGTACTCCTCGAAGAGGAAGGTGTCGAGGGTGGAGCCGTTCTCCACCAGGGCGGTGGCGATGATCGTGAGGGAGCCGCCGCCTTCGATGTTACGGGCGGCGCCGAGCAGGCGTTTCGGAGGCTGCAGGGCGGTGCTGTCCAGGCCACCGGAGAGGGTGCGTCCGCGGCCGGCCGGGGCGGTCAGATTATAGGCGCGGCCCAGGCGGGTGATCGAATCGAGCAGGACGACGACGTCCTCGCCGAGTTCGGCCAGCCGTTTCGCGCGTTCGACGGCCAGCTCGGCGACGGCGGTGTGGTGCTGTGGCGGACGGTCGAAGGTGGCCGCGCAAATCTCCGCCTTGGTGGTGCGCTGCCAGTCGGTGACCTCCTCCGGGCGTTCGTCGACCAGCACCGCCATCAGGTGGCATTCCGGGTGGTTGCGGGTGATCGCGTTGGCGATCTGGTGCAGGATCGTGGTCTTGCCGGCCTTGGGCGGCGCGACGATCAGGGCGCGCTGGCCTTTGCCGATCGGCATCACCAGGTCGATCACCCGGGTCGCGAGCACCTCCCGGTCGGTTTCCAGGCGCAGCCGCTGCTGCGGGTAGAGGGCGGTCAGCTGGTAGAAGTCGGGGCGGGCGCCGGGCGGGCGGCCGTTGACGGCGGTGAGCTGCAGGGTGACCGGTTTGCCGGGGCGGCTGATCCGGGCGAAGCCGGTGACCCGGTCGCCGCGGCGCAGGCCGAGCCGGCGCAGGTCGGGCACGGCGACCGGCAGGTCGGACGGGCCGGGCAGGTAGCCGTCGGCGCGTAGCCAGCCACGGTCGTCGGTGATGTCGAGGATGGCGTCGACGGCGACGGTCTCGTCGGTCGCCACGGGTGGTTTCCGGGTACGAAGATCTGTCATGGAAAAACTCCTAGCCGGGCATCGAAGCCGCGGTGGGTGAGAAGCAGAAGCCTGAGGAAAGCCAGCGTGCGCATGACGCTGGGAGGAGAAACAAAAACCCGGGCGGGGAATGCCACCGGCATCCGGGATGGGCCCACGGTAGCACCGATCGGCGATGCGGCCCAGTAGGGCAGGATGGACGTCACACATCGGGGAGGGGACGGGCATGCCACTGCTGCGCCGGGTCATCGGGGAAGTGCTGCGCCGCGTGCGCCAGCGTCAGGGCCGCACGCTCAAGGAGGTCGCCACCGCGGCCGGGGTCTCGCTGCCGTATCTGTCCGAGGTCGAGCGCGGCACCAAGGAGGCCTCCTCGGAGGTGCTGGCCGCGATCTGCCGCGCCCTGAACCTGCCGATGCCCGACCTGCTGGTGCTGGTTCGGGAACAGATGCTGCGTCCGGCCGGCCGCTACGAGGTCGCGCCGGTGCACGACCAGGTGCGACGCGGCCCGACCTGCTCGGTCAGCGGCCGGCGCCCGCGCCGCGACAGGCTAGGACAGCACCGTCAGGGTCGTTCCCGGCGGAATCTCGTCGAGCAGCTTCTGCTGGGCGGCCTTCGGCATCCGCAGGCAGCCGTTCGACACGCTGTGGCCGAATGCTGACTTGTTGTACCAGGCGTGGATGCCGGTGTGCGCCAGCTGGAACACCGCGGCCATCTTCTCCGGCTGCTCCGGCACCGAGCCGAGCACCAGCGCGCCCATGTTGAGGTAGATGTCGCCCTTCAACGGGGTCGTGCCCATCACGTAGGTGCGCCCGACCGGGGTCGGGGTCGCCTTCGACCCGGTCGCCACCGTCCAGCGCTGCTGCTCCTGGCCGTCGCGCAGCCAGATCAACGCGTGCTCGGAGAGCTGGGCGACCAGCTGGTCGCGCAGCGTGACGGTCTCGCCGGAGCCCACCGGCACCCAGCCGATCCGCCGGTTGACCGACGGGACCAGCACGGCCACCCAACCGTCGCGCTGCTCGACGATCGGGACGACGGTGCGCAACCCGCTGATGTCGGGCGGGAGGTAGGCGCGCGGCTTGCCGCCCGGTGCGTCGTACAGCGCGATCCTGGTGGTGGGGTGCAGGGCCCGGGTCGGTGCGACGGTCGAGTTCTGCTCCGGGTCGGCGGGCAGCCCGGACGGGCCGGACGCGTACTCGATCACCGGGAGGCCGGCCGGCGGCTTCGCGGCGGGCAGCGGTTTCGCCGAGGCGGTGGGCGAGGGCCGGAGCGCCGCGGCGGCGGGCGCGACCCACTGCCCGGCGACCGGATCGGGGGCGCGGTCGTGGGCGACAGCGACGGCCGCACCGGCGGCGAGCACCGCGGCGGCGGCCGCCGCGATCAGGTAGGCACGGGTCCGGGGGCGGGACATCGACCCAGACTAGCCACCCGTCGCGAAACATGAAGGATCTTGTGAACGGCGAGTGGTTCACATCTCCGGGATAGGGTGCTGACATGCTGCGCAAGCTGGGTTTCCTCACCATCGGGCTGTTCGACGAGGTGGATCCGCGCCGGGGTCACGAGTCGACCCTGGAGATCATCGAGCTGGGCGAGCGGCTCGGCTTCGACAGCGCCTGGCTGCGCCACCGGCACCTGCAGTTCGGCATCTCGTCGCCGGTCGCGGTGTTGGCCGCCGCCTC
Protein-coding regions in this window:
- a CDS encoding L,D-transpeptidase, with translation MSRPRTRAYLIAAAAAAVLAAGAAVAVAHDRAPDPVAGQWVAPAAAALRPSPTASAKPLPAAKPPAGLPVIEYASGPSGLPADPEQNSTVAPTRALHPTTRIALYDAPGGKPRAYLPPDISGLRTVVPIVEQRDGWVAVLVPSVNRRIGWVPVGSGETVTLRDQLVAQLSEHALIWLRDGQEQQRWTVATGSKATPTPVGRTYVMGTTPLKGDIYLNMGALVLGSVPEQPEKMAAVFQLAHTGIHAWYNKSAFGHSVSNGCLRMPKAAQQKLLDEIPPGTTLTVLS
- a CDS encoding universal stress protein, whose protein sequence is MHTRRIVVGYDGSVEARKAARWALDEAERGGVPVELVYAYEWPSYVPAAAMMPAAAVYPDLDTDLAVADMLGRAVDAATSSHPGVPVRARVEHATAAVALIQRAAEASLVVLGGRRPTGVRAWLGSTSGSVSAHARCPVVVVRGEPRETDPVVAGVDDSEAAGPVLGFAFEQAVVRGVPVRAVHGWSPPDGRDLLCDTNLRAIADERGRLEAMVECWRRRYPRVPVSAEVVVGSPGEVLAQAAAGAQLVVAGARARRALRVALRPSVGRHLLHRARCSVALVTRSRAVIRF
- a CDS encoding helix-turn-helix transcriptional regulator: MAEEHDIGGSTVRRLQVGAHLRALRLAGGLSREKAGYVIRASESKISRMELGRVGFKERDIVDLLKLYGVTDRSEHERLVALAREASAPSWWHSYADVLDTWFQNYLDLEQAAELIRTYEVQFVPGLLQTDAYARAVIRLGHGHADSSTVERRASLRMQRQKVLRRPDGPRLWAVLDEAVLRRPIGGRAVLREQIATLIETCRSPNVRLQVVPFESGGHAAAGGAFSILRFPHEELPDVVYIEHLTSALYLDRRDEVDHYAAAIGRLFIEAEPPAETPEILTRILRELDTGKI